One segment of Danio aesculapii chromosome 3, fDanAes4.1, whole genome shotgun sequence DNA contains the following:
- the gh1 gene encoding somatotropin yields MINDFEEGLMPEERRQLSKIFPLSFCNSDSIETPTGKDETQKSSMLKLLRISFRLIESWEFPSQTLSSTISNSLTIGNPNQITEKLADLKMGISVLIKGCLDGQPNMDDNDSLPLPFEDFYLTIGESTLRESFRLLACFKKDMHKVETYLRVANCRRSLDSNCTL; encoded by the exons ATGATAAACGACTTT GAGGAAGGTCTTATGCCCGAGGAGCGCAGACAGTTGAGTAAAATCTTCCCTCTGTCGTTCTGCAACTCTGACTCCATTGAGACGCCGACTGGAAAAGATGAAACGCAGAAGAGCTCT ATGTTGAAGCTGCTTCGTATCTCTTTCCGCCTCATTGAATCCTGGGAGTTTCCCAGCCAGACCTTGAGCTCCACCATCTCAAACAGCCTGACCATCGGAAACCCCAACCAGATCACTGAAAAACTGGCGGACCTGAAAATGGGCATCAGCGTGCTCATCAAG GGATGTCTTGATGGACAGCCAAATATGGATGACAACGACTCCCTGCCGCTGCCTTTTGAAGATTTCTACCTGACCATAGGGGAGAGCACTCTCAGAGAGAGCTTTCGCCTGCTGGCTTGCTTCAAGAAGGACATGCACAAGGTGGAAACTTACCTGAGGGTTGCAAATTGCAGGAGATCCCTGGATTCCAACTGTACCCTGTAG
- the rdm1 gene encoding RAD52 motif-containing protein 1: MDIEVDIIEFKVPLENNKTIFIWDIQPTFTEAYIYESLWSVYSAFGDLYLLKVCPNATVAEPGFYALVKFYSSAQASKAQRATDKQCLFQSSPLKVRLSTKQNLSFYNSKPLSLSKCHNLANHYLGFGGWTTRIVTLKDLSNCTDAGCQEETGHQDVLLKYGCIMELSFPHHGVNCQGVGVAEEVLDSDQDPEEKLRKRGALMKRAKDKAVGVAFEKVLLIILGNGKVAIEIKCDPDEILPEENSGVIKVNDISWTEIEGADSNAEEDFLWDFTEDLPH, from the exons ATGGATATTGAGGTCGATATAATTGAGTTCAAAGTCCCACtcgaaaacaacaaaacaatttttaTCTGGGACATCCAGCCTACATTTACAGAGGCCTATATTTAT GAGTCCCTGTGGAGCGTGTATTCGGCATTTGGAGATCTTTACCTGCTGAAAGTGTGTCCCAATGCCACGGTGGCTGAACCTGGGTTTTACGCCTTGGTGAAGTTTTACTCATCAGCTCAGGCATCTAAAGCACAGCGGGCCACTGATAAACAGTGTCTCTTCCAGAGCTCTCCTTTAAAG GTCCGACTGAGCACAAAGCAGAATCTGTCCTTCTATAACAGTAAACCTCTCAGCTTATCCAAATGTCACAACCTTGCCAATCACTATCTGGGCTTCGGCGGCTGGACTACTCGCATTGTCACT TTGAAGGATCTCTCAAACTGCACAGACGCTGGATGCCAAGAAGAAACAGGCCACCAGGATGTGCTTTTGAAATATGGCTGCATAATGGAGTTGAGCTTCCCACATCATGGTGTGAACTGTCAGGGGGTCGGTGTGGCAGAGGAGGTTCTTGACAGTGATCAGG ATCCAGAGGAAAAGCTGAGAAAAAGGGGGGCACTAATGAAACGAGCCAAAGATAAAGCTGTGGGGGTTGCGTTTGAAAAAGTGCTGCTCATAATCCTGG GAAATGGGAAAGTAGCAATTGAAATCAAGTGTGATCCAGATGAGATCCTTCCCGAAGAAAACTCAGGAGTCATAAAA GTAAATGACATCTCCTGGACTGAGATTGAAGGTGCTGACAGTAATGCAGAGGAGGATTTCCTATGGGACTTCACAGAGGACCTTCCTCATTGA